Proteins from one Sabethes cyaneus chromosome 2, idSabCyanKW18_F2, whole genome shotgun sequence genomic window:
- the LOC128738225 gene encoding general odorant-binding protein 72-like, with the protein MARPVELILFSWIVLLGTVFQRDGIGVEGKATVEQMMKTGEMMRNVCLGKTKVGEDMVNGLRESKFPDVKELKCYVNCVMEMMQTIRKGKLNYDATMKQIDTIMPDEFAEPMRNALNACRNSGDGIKNNCDAAYEIAQCISKNNPKFVFP; encoded by the exons ATGGCGAGGCCGGTGGAGCTCATTTTGTTCAGCTGGATTGTCCTTCTCGGAACGGTCTTTCAGCGGGACGGCATCGGAGTCGAGGGG AAAGCCACCGTCGAGCAGATGATGAAGACCGGCGAAATGATGCGAAATGTGTGCCTGGGGAAGACCAAAGTTGGCGAGGACATGGTCAACGGATTGCGCGAGTCAAAGTTTCCCGATGTCAAGGAACTCAAGTGCTACGTAAACTGTGTAATGGAAATGATGCAAACG ATTCGCAAAGGAAAACTAAACTACGATGCCACGATGAAGCAGATCGACACCATCATGCCGGACGAGTTTGCGGAACCGATGCGCAATGCGCTAAACGCCTGCCGGAATAGTGGCGACGGCATTAAGAACAATTGCGATGCGGCTTACGAGATTGCGCAGTGCATCTCCAAAAATAATcccaaatttgtatttccttaA